In the Prosthecobacter dejongeii genome, one interval contains:
- a CDS encoding ABC transporter permease encodes MKSRDLENTLAIFKREFLSYFNSPVLYVIVVIYLLATMAFTFFFGQQLLETNNASLTETFFVWHPWIYVVLAPAVGMRLWSEEHRLGTFELLMTMPLSPWQAIIGKFFAAAMVWLIGLALTFPVIITVCWLGNPDPGPMITGYAASYLYALGCLAVTSAASAYTRSQVVCFIVSVALCIALTLIGHPGILNTVLNTVPSVLEPVVRFISYLSFMDHFFEMTRGIFVLRDVLYFVSVIIVALIVTHMGLRSKRA; translated from the coding sequence ATGAAAAGCAGAGACCTGGAAAACACTCTGGCGATTTTTAAGCGGGAGTTCCTCTCCTACTTCAATTCCCCGGTGCTTTACGTCATCGTCGTGATCTACCTTTTGGCCACGATGGCTTTCACCTTCTTCTTCGGTCAGCAGTTGCTGGAGACGAATAACGCCTCACTTACGGAAACCTTCTTTGTCTGGCATCCCTGGATTTATGTAGTGCTGGCCCCTGCTGTGGGCATGCGCCTGTGGTCCGAGGAGCATCGTCTGGGCACCTTCGAACTCCTGATGACCATGCCGCTGTCTCCCTGGCAGGCCATCATTGGCAAATTCTTTGCCGCAGCGATGGTCTGGCTTATCGGTCTGGCCCTTACATTCCCGGTGATCATCACCGTTTGCTGGTTGGGTAATCCAGATCCTGGTCCCATGATCACTGGGTATGCGGCGAGTTATCTGTATGCCCTCGGCTGCCTGGCGGTGACGAGCGCGGCGAGTGCCTACACTCGCAGTCAAGTGGTGTGCTTCATTGTTTCTGTGGCCCTTTGCATCGCCCTGACTTTGATCGGCCACCCAGGTATTTTGAATACGGTGCTTAACACTGTGCCTTCAGTTCTTGAACCCGTGGTGCGTTTCATCAGCTACCTGAGCTTTATGGATCACTTCTTTGAAATGACCCGTGGCATCTTTGTGCTGAGAGACGTGCTCTACTTCGTTTCGGTGATCATCGTGGCGCTCATTGTGACTCACATGGGACTGCGTTCCAAACGTGCTTAA
- a CDS encoding GreA/GreB family elongation factor, with amino-acid sequence MESLNKALVLAHIQKTLDEELAVLTRGARASFAAATDPDSRAENKYDTRTLEASYVARGQAQRVQELQSAIHLFQALTQETSSSPSIQLGSFILLDEDQYYFMGPGAGGTEITLDGKEILVITPASPLGKKLMGKRVGDRVEHRPGMGFRITLVE; translated from the coding sequence ATGGAATCTCTGAATAAAGCTCTGGTGCTGGCCCACATCCAAAAAACGCTGGATGAAGAATTGGCCGTGCTGACACGGGGAGCTCGTGCCTCTTTTGCGGCTGCGACTGATCCCGATAGCCGCGCAGAAAACAAATATGATACCCGCACTCTGGAGGCTTCCTACGTCGCTCGCGGACAGGCACAGCGTGTTCAGGAGTTACAATCTGCAATCCATCTTTTCCAAGCTCTTACTCAGGAGACCTCGTCCAGTCCCAGCATTCAACTTGGCTCTTTTATTCTTTTGGATGAAGATCAATATTACTTCATGGGGCCTGGTGCAGGTGGGACTGAGATCACCCTAGACGGAAAGGAAATTCTCGTCATCACTCCTGCCTCACCCTTGGGAAAAAAACTCATGGGGAAACGAGTGGGAGATCGTGTGGAACACAGACCTGGGATGGGATTCCGAATCACGCTGGTGGAGTAG
- a CDS encoding Gfo/Idh/MocA family protein — protein sequence MKRIPLSSRRQFLAKSAGVLGFPAIIPASVLGQNAPSNKITMAVLGWGMMGPSNTNKFLAEADCQIVAACDIDKRNLEKAVNTVNAAYKNTDCKGYHDYREVMARKDIDSVMLALPDNWHALTSIEAAKNGKDIYGEKPLARTVAEQQAIVNAVKRYGRIWQTGSWQRSENNFRIGAEVVRNGLIGKLTHVEVGLPAGHNDFAKTGDKRSVTPPPAELDYEMWIGPAAMQEYIECRVHKNWRWDYNIGGGQLLDWIGHHCDIAHWGMDMDSSGPSLVKPLQVDMPPRTDIWNTATKYRAEATYAGDIVMTIAGGHDDIKMGTKWIGTDGWVHVNRGSYDASKPELKKIIKKREGDKVVEAATAPKMGDDVIKTRLYETPGHHRNFLDCVKNRKPTVTPVETAHRSATPGHLALIAFLVNRPIKWDPVKEVILNDPEASKLLTREYRGPWKLEA from the coding sequence ATGAAACGCATTCCCCTATCTTCTCGCCGTCAATTCCTGGCCAAGTCGGCAGGTGTACTCGGTTTTCCAGCCATCATTCCTGCCAGTGTTCTTGGGCAGAATGCTCCTTCCAATAAGATCACCATGGCCGTTTTGGGCTGGGGCATGATGGGCCCCAGTAACACCAATAAATTCCTCGCTGAGGCCGACTGCCAGATCGTAGCGGCCTGTGATATTGACAAACGGAACCTGGAAAAGGCCGTGAACACCGTCAATGCCGCCTACAAGAATACCGACTGTAAAGGCTATCATGACTACCGTGAAGTAATGGCCCGTAAGGACATTGACAGCGTCATGCTGGCCCTGCCGGACAATTGGCATGCACTGACCTCCATCGAAGCCGCCAAGAACGGTAAGGATATCTATGGAGAAAAGCCCCTTGCTCGCACCGTTGCCGAGCAGCAGGCCATCGTGAATGCCGTCAAACGCTATGGTCGCATCTGGCAGACTGGATCTTGGCAGCGCAGTGAAAATAACTTCCGCATCGGTGCGGAAGTCGTCCGCAATGGACTCATTGGCAAACTTACTCATGTAGAAGTAGGCCTGCCCGCAGGCCACAACGACTTTGCCAAGACGGGGGACAAGCGCAGCGTCACCCCACCGCCAGCGGAGCTAGACTATGAGATGTGGATCGGGCCTGCGGCGATGCAGGAGTACATTGAGTGCCGAGTCCATAAAAACTGGCGCTGGGACTACAACATCGGCGGCGGCCAGCTCCTCGACTGGATCGGTCACCACTGCGACATCGCCCACTGGGGCATGGATATGGACAGCAGCGGCCCTTCTCTCGTCAAACCTCTGCAAGTGGACATGCCGCCCCGCACAGACATTTGGAACACAGCAACCAAGTACCGAGCCGAAGCGACCTATGCTGGTGACATCGTGATGACCATCGCAGGCGGTCATGATGACATCAAAATGGGAACCAAGTGGATCGGCACAGATGGCTGGGTCCATGTAAACCGCGGCTCATACGATGCCTCCAAGCCCGAGTTGAAGAAGATCATCAAGAAGCGTGAGGGCGACAAGGTAGTGGAAGCAGCCACGGCCCCCAAAATGGGTGACGACGTCATCAAGACCCGCCTCTATGAAACCCCGGGCCATCACCGCAACTTCCTGGATTGTGTGAAGAACCGTAAGCCGACGGTGACCCCTGTGGAAACGGCCCACCGGAGCGCCACACCGGGCCACCTCGCCCTGATAGCCTTCCTGGTGAATCGTCCGATCAAATGGGACCCAGTGAAAGAAGTGATTCTCAACGATCCAGAAGCCAGCAAGCTGTTGACCCGTGAATATCGCGGTCCTTGGAAACTGGAAGCTTGA
- a CDS encoding DUF7133 domain-containing protein produces MKRFVFLSLVVSLCSTLSAADPVEADFYKITTYTTPAETALEVGSIELLPDDKLALGTRRGEIWIVSNAQQSDPSKISYKLFASGLHEVLGLGYKEGALYATTRYEITRLKDEDGDGRADVFENVNDQWGVSGDYHEYALGSRFDKQGDLWVTLCLTGSFDSKVPFRGWAVRIKPDGTLVPTCSGIRSPGGVGFDADGEVYYVDNQGPWHGSSTLQHLVPGSFQGHPAGNIWYSLAPNMGPRPVDPIPEAFKGNRKRGEANPNGDPDRIVTERKRIKELLPPAVYLVHGKVGNSPTFILCDESGGKFGPFQKQLFIADQSHSNVSRVFLETVNGIKQGAVIPFRTGFASGLIGGRMDAEGHLYTGGSDRGWGARGGKPFCFEKLEWTGKLPFEIHEMRATPDGFELTFTEPVDVKSASDVTSYSMREFTYAYREDYGGPEVDEILAKISSAKVGADGKSVKLTLSPMTQGHVHELHLDGVKNAKSQPLLHSVAYYTLNEIPKR; encoded by the coding sequence ATGAAACGTTTTGTTTTTCTTTCCCTCGTGGTCTCGCTCTGCAGCACTCTTTCTGCTGCGGATCCTGTCGAAGCCGATTTTTACAAGATCACCACCTACACGACTCCGGCAGAGACTGCCCTGGAAGTGGGGTCCATTGAGCTTTTACCGGACGACAAACTCGCTTTAGGAACTCGCCGCGGGGAGATCTGGATCGTCTCCAATGCGCAGCAGTCCGATCCCTCAAAAATCAGTTACAAGCTATTTGCCTCCGGCCTGCATGAAGTTCTGGGCCTGGGTTACAAAGAGGGCGCTCTTTACGCCACGACTCGTTATGAAATTACCCGCCTCAAGGATGAGGATGGCGATGGTCGGGCTGATGTGTTTGAGAACGTGAACGACCAATGGGGCGTCTCTGGCGACTACCATGAGTATGCTCTTGGCAGCCGTTTTGATAAACAGGGCGACCTTTGGGTCACCCTCTGTCTCACAGGATCATTCGACAGCAAGGTGCCGTTCCGTGGCTGGGCCGTCCGTATCAAGCCAGATGGCACCCTTGTTCCCACTTGCAGCGGCATTCGTAGCCCTGGCGGTGTCGGCTTTGATGCCGATGGCGAAGTCTATTATGTGGACAATCAGGGCCCCTGGCATGGTTCCTCCACCCTTCAGCACCTCGTCCCGGGCAGCTTCCAGGGGCATCCTGCTGGCAATATCTGGTATTCTCTCGCTCCGAACATGGGGCCTCGGCCTGTGGATCCCATCCCGGAAGCTTTCAAGGGCAACCGCAAACGGGGCGAAGCTAATCCCAATGGCGATCCTGACCGCATTGTCACTGAGCGCAAACGCATCAAGGAACTCCTTCCTCCTGCCGTATATCTCGTTCATGGCAAGGTCGGCAACTCTCCCACCTTCATCCTCTGCGATGAATCCGGCGGCAAATTTGGCCCTTTCCAAAAGCAGCTTTTTATTGCCGACCAGAGCCACAGCAATGTCAGCCGCGTCTTTCTTGAAACCGTCAACGGCATCAAACAGGGCGCTGTCATTCCTTTCCGCACCGGTTTTGCTAGTGGTCTCATTGGTGGGCGCATGGATGCTGAAGGCCATCTTTACACCGGCGGCAGTGATCGTGGCTGGGGTGCCCGTGGTGGCAAACCGTTTTGCTTTGAGAAGCTGGAATGGACCGGAAAGTTGCCCTTTGAAATCCATGAAATGCGTGCCACTCCGGATGGCTTCGAGCTGACCTTTACCGAACCCGTGGATGTTAAATCCGCCAGTGATGTGACCAGTTACTCCATGCGCGAGTTTACCTATGCTTACCGCGAAGACTACGGAGGTCCCGAGGTGGATGAGATCCTTGCCAAAATCAGTTCGGCCAAAGTCGGTGCTGACGGTAAGTCTGTGAAGTTGACTCTCTCTCCCATGACGCAGGGACACGTTCATGAACTCCACCTCGATGGGGTGAAGAACGCCAAAAGCCAGCCACTTCTTCATTCCGTCGCTTACTACACGCTCAATGAAATTCCGAAGCGATAG
- a CDS encoding sulfatase — translation MKPLFLLLTFGLALQTWAGDARPNVLLMVSDDLAATLGCYGHPQAQTPHLDALAKEGVLFSRAYCQFPHCNPSRSSFLSGLRPNQTRVTDNADSLYVNIPDVLTLPHHFRQQGYATARCGKLFHLGIPTGLESMDDPHAWDFGTPFKDERPYPPKRNSIVTVQTGKKQGLVWQEIPGDDDQLCDGAFATTAIGWLKKRDADKPFFLAVGFHRPHLPLVAPAKYFDLYPLDEITLPDSPANDVEDIPAPARNGSVPGYAMTSTPEQRRASIRAYLACVSYVDAQAGRLLASLKEQGLLENTIIIFTSDHGWHLGEHGLWHKRSLFEESARVPLIVSAPGMKGNGRTAVGLAELTDLYPTLCDLCGISAPSHLQGKSLRPVLNDPASSVHVAAFTQARRGKDAEHWGRSVRTPRWRCTEWDEGRNGIELYDHEADPHEYTNLAQVPEHAPTLKELRAMLAKHLPQMVLSEKR, via the coding sequence ATGAAGCCTCTCTTTTTACTCCTGACCTTTGGGTTAGCCCTCCAAACTTGGGCGGGGGATGCACGACCGAATGTTCTGTTGATGGTTTCGGACGACCTTGCAGCGACGCTTGGCTGCTATGGTCATCCTCAGGCGCAAACTCCACATTTAGATGCACTGGCCAAGGAAGGGGTGCTCTTTAGCCGCGCTTACTGCCAGTTCCCACACTGCAATCCATCCCGCTCTTCTTTTCTGAGTGGTCTGCGGCCTAACCAGACCCGTGTCACGGACAATGCCGACAGCCTCTACGTCAACATCCCGGACGTCCTCACCCTGCCGCACCACTTTCGCCAGCAAGGTTACGCCACTGCTCGCTGTGGCAAGCTCTTCCACCTCGGCATCCCCACTGGCCTGGAAAGCATGGATGATCCGCACGCCTGGGACTTCGGCACGCCCTTTAAGGACGAGCGTCCTTATCCGCCCAAACGCAACTCTATCGTCACCGTTCAGACAGGCAAGAAGCAGGGGTTGGTCTGGCAGGAAATCCCGGGGGATGACGACCAGCTCTGCGACGGTGCCTTTGCCACCACCGCCATCGGCTGGTTGAAGAAGCGCGATGCCGACAAGCCCTTCTTCCTCGCTGTCGGCTTTCACCGTCCGCATCTGCCCCTCGTTGCTCCGGCTAAATACTTTGACCTCTATCCTCTGGATGAGATCACCCTGCCTGACTCTCCCGCCAATGATGTCGAGGACATCCCCGCTCCGGCTCGCAATGGTTCCGTGCCCGGTTATGCCATGACCTCCACGCCGGAACAGCGCCGCGCATCCATCCGCGCTTACCTCGCCTGTGTCAGTTATGTGGATGCGCAGGCTGGTCGTCTGCTGGCCTCGCTGAAGGAGCAAGGCCTCTTGGAGAACACCATCATCATCTTCACCAGTGACCACGGCTGGCACCTCGGTGAACATGGCCTCTGGCATAAGCGAAGTCTTTTCGAGGAAAGCGCCCGCGTCCCGCTCATCGTCTCCGCTCCCGGCATGAAGGGCAATGGCCGCACCGCCGTGGGCCTTGCGGAGCTTACCGATCTCTATCCCACGCTGTGCGATCTCTGCGGTATTTCGGCCCCTTCTCACTTGCAGGGCAAAAGCCTTCGCCCCGTGCTGAACGACCCCGCCTCATCCGTTCATGTCGCCGCCTTCACTCAGGCCCGCCGTGGAAAAGATGCAGAGCATTGGGGCCGCAGCGTGCGCACTCCCCGCTGGCGCTGCACGGAGTGGGACGAGGGCCGAAACGGCATCGAACTCTATGATCACGAGGCCGATCCGCATGAATACACCAATCTTGCCCAGGTCCCTGAGCATGCCCCCACCTTGAAGGAACTGCGTGCCATGCTCGCTAAACACCTTCCGCAGATGGTGCTTTCTGAGAAACGCTGA
- a CDS encoding family 16 glycoside hydrolase, translating into MRLSSLLVFLGLVGHLPAAEKKEQPMTPGGVYRAHDMQRPRPQVISPPGFSTHEKAGSPPSDAKILFDGKDLSHWKREPRKDSGTGDDKPQWKVENGYMEIVGRSGSIRTRDTFKGDGHLHLEWATPATVAGNGQGRGNSGVFIGGFPEIQVLDSYQNDTYPDGQASGLYSHYPPMVNASRKPGEWQTYDIFFERAKPGAKAKLTVIHNGIVVHFQREFDSIAQEGDLMLQDHLNPVRFRNIWLRPLRVDSDKAGLLTPAKAAIEIKKSPGSAPLKIIRIKTMTAQMKYDQNEFVVRPGEAVKVIFENGDDLPHNIVFCQPGTDTAAMALKQMENVEAALKRNWVPDDKRVWLHSKMLNPHEEEALTFTAPEKAGDYPFVCTFPGHALTMNGKMKVLPLGDGLKDLKFALYQGAWKSLPDFSKLKPHREGMVEDNLIQIKLDDYKNEFGVVFTGKLHAPRKGSYRFYITGDDGVRLLVDGKNIVEFDGIHPAGDIKEGSAQLEEGLHDFRLEYFQAGGDIAVFAAWKGSHFDITPLSKWTPKGWEKGAKPKQKKDFDPIPLVVKNEPVIYRNFIAGAGNRGIAVGYPGGISVAWSAEQMNLALIWRGAFMDASKHWNSRGGGYQAPLGYDVLSPSQGQPFAILATPEAAWPEKQERAPGYAWKGYRLDTSRHPTFLYEWNGLKVADRCAAAPNQLQRTLKIDGQVPANMWLRIASGKIEAKDGGFLIDAGKLNLEGRAFENKLRITAAGARIVGGNLLLPITGSEVSVTYSWPQ; encoded by the coding sequence ATGCGTCTTTCTTCTCTTTTGGTCTTCCTCGGCCTTGTCGGCCATCTCCCAGCCGCGGAGAAAAAAGAACAGCCGATGACACCCGGAGGTGTGTATCGTGCGCATGACATGCAGCGCCCCCGGCCCCAGGTGATCAGCCCACCGGGATTCAGCACCCATGAAAAGGCGGGCTCCCCCCCCTCAGATGCCAAGATCCTCTTTGATGGCAAAGATCTTTCTCATTGGAAGCGCGAGCCGCGCAAAGACTCTGGAACTGGCGATGACAAGCCCCAATGGAAAGTCGAGAACGGCTACATGGAAATCGTTGGCCGCAGCGGGAGCATCCGTACGCGTGACACGTTTAAGGGCGACGGCCACCTGCACTTGGAGTGGGCCACGCCCGCCACCGTCGCCGGCAACGGCCAGGGCCGCGGCAATAGCGGTGTCTTCATCGGCGGTTTCCCTGAAATCCAAGTGCTTGACTCTTACCAGAACGATACTTATCCGGATGGTCAAGCCTCGGGCCTTTACAGCCATTACCCACCTATGGTCAATGCTAGTCGCAAGCCCGGCGAGTGGCAGACCTACGATATCTTTTTTGAGCGGGCCAAACCCGGCGCTAAGGCAAAACTGACCGTCATTCACAATGGCATCGTCGTTCACTTCCAGCGTGAGTTTGATAGCATTGCTCAGGAGGGTGACCTGATGCTCCAAGATCACCTGAATCCCGTCCGCTTTCGTAACATTTGGTTACGTCCCCTACGAGTGGATTCCGACAAAGCTGGCCTGCTAACTCCAGCAAAAGCAGCGATTGAGATAAAAAAATCTCCGGGTTCAGCTCCCCTCAAAATCATTCGCATCAAAACCATGACGGCTCAGATGAAGTATGATCAAAATGAGTTTGTTGTTCGTCCAGGCGAGGCCGTGAAAGTCATCTTTGAAAACGGAGACGATTTGCCGCACAACATCGTCTTTTGTCAGCCAGGCACCGATACCGCTGCCATGGCCCTGAAGCAGATGGAAAACGTCGAGGCTGCTCTCAAGCGGAATTGGGTGCCAGATGACAAGCGCGTGTGGCTGCATTCGAAAATGCTCAATCCTCATGAAGAGGAAGCCCTCACCTTCACAGCTCCAGAAAAAGCAGGGGATTATCCCTTTGTCTGCACCTTTCCGGGCCATGCCCTTACTATGAACGGCAAGATGAAAGTCTTGCCTCTCGGCGATGGCCTCAAAGACCTCAAATTCGCCCTTTATCAGGGAGCCTGGAAAAGCCTTCCAGATTTTTCGAAACTCAAACCGCACCGTGAAGGCATGGTCGAAGACAACCTCATTCAGATCAAGCTCGACGACTACAAGAACGAGTTCGGCGTCGTCTTCACCGGCAAGCTTCATGCTCCGCGCAAGGGCAGCTACCGTTTTTACATCACAGGGGATGATGGGGTCCGACTTCTTGTGGATGGTAAAAACATCGTCGAATTCGACGGTATTCACCCAGCCGGAGACATTAAGGAAGGTTCCGCCCAGCTTGAGGAAGGTCTCCATGATTTCCGTCTCGAATATTTCCAAGCTGGAGGAGACATCGCCGTCTTTGCAGCCTGGAAAGGTAGCCATTTCGACATCACGCCCCTCTCAAAGTGGACACCCAAAGGCTGGGAAAAAGGGGCCAAACCGAAGCAGAAGAAGGATTTCGATCCCATCCCTCTTGTGGTTAAAAATGAGCCTGTCATCTACCGCAATTTCATTGCTGGAGCGGGCAATCGGGGCATCGCCGTCGGGTATCCGGGGGGGATCAGCGTTGCCTGGAGTGCGGAACAGATGAACCTCGCCCTTATTTGGCGCGGAGCTTTCATGGATGCCTCCAAACATTGGAATAGCCGCGGCGGTGGTTACCAGGCCCCTCTTGGTTATGATGTTCTCAGCCCTTCCCAGGGGCAGCCTTTCGCCATCCTCGCGACGCCAGAGGCTGCCTGGCCAGAAAAACAGGAGCGGGCTCCGGGGTACGCCTGGAAAGGCTATCGTCTTGATACCTCACGCCATCCCACCTTCCTTTATGAATGGAATGGTCTGAAAGTGGCAGATCGCTGCGCAGCCGCACCTAACCAATTGCAACGAACGCTGAAGATCGATGGCCAGGTGCCTGCAAACATGTGGCTGCGCATCGCCTCTGGTAAGATCGAAGCCAAGGACGGAGGCTTCCTCATTGATGCAGGAAAGCTTAATCTTGAAGGGCGTGCTTTTGAAAACAAGCTCCGCATCACTGCTGCAGGAGCCCGCATCGTGGGGGGGAATCTCCTCCTCCCCATCACTGGTTCAGAGGTCTCCGTCACGTATTCCTGGCCTCAGTGA
- a CDS encoding ABC transporter ATP-binding protein, which yields MIQVQNLRKVFGSKVAVDDVSFSVEKGQVLGFLGPNGAGKSTSMRMVTGYFRPTSGSIKIGGINMLEEPELAKRSLGYLPENAPLYSDMTVASFLGFCAEIRGVTGAAKIKAVDRVLELCFLESVRNQSVDTLSKGYRHRTCFAQSIIHDPEVLILDEPTDGLDPNQKHEIRGLIKRMGETKAIIFSTHILEEVEAACSRAIIIDRGKVIADGTPDQLKKLVPGVNTLDEVFRAITRPDTVK from the coding sequence ATGATCCAAGTGCAAAACCTCCGAAAAGTGTTCGGCAGTAAGGTGGCGGTGGACGACGTCTCCTTCTCTGTCGAAAAGGGTCAGGTCCTCGGCTTCCTTGGCCCTAACGGTGCTGGCAAATCCACCTCCATGCGCATGGTTACGGGCTACTTCCGCCCGACTTCCGGCAGCATTAAAATTGGGGGTATCAATATGCTGGAGGAGCCAGAACTGGCTAAGCGATCTCTCGGCTACTTGCCAGAAAACGCCCCTCTTTATTCCGATATGACCGTCGCGAGTTTCCTCGGCTTCTGTGCCGAAATCCGTGGCGTTACGGGTGCTGCTAAAATCAAAGCGGTTGATCGAGTCTTAGAACTTTGCTTCCTAGAAAGTGTGCGGAACCAGAGTGTGGACACGCTTTCAAAAGGTTACCGTCACCGCACGTGTTTTGCCCAGAGCATCATTCACGATCCCGAAGTGCTCATTCTCGATGAACCCACGGACGGTCTGGACCCAAATCAGAAGCACGAAATACGTGGCTTGATCAAACGCATGGGCGAGACAAAGGCCATCATCTTCTCCACACACATCTTGGAGGAGGTGGAGGCGGCCTGTTCACGCGCCATCATCATTGACCGTGGTAAAGTCATCGCGGACGGCACGCCTGACCAGCTCAAAAAACTCGTCCCAGGCGTCAATACCCTGGATGAAGTGTTCCGCGCGATCACTCGCCCTGACACCGTGAAGTAA